The nucleotide sequence GCGTTCAGCGCCGTGGGCAGCAGCCCCCCCGCCTCGCCCGCTCGGTAGGCCAGGCCGAGGCAGGGGAAACGGGCGGTGTCCGGCTCGCGGAACTCCCAACGGCCCCGCAGAAGCCAGCCCAGGTGCCCGGCGACTTCTGGCCCCCGCCGCGCGCCGCGCACGTCGCCGGGGTGGCGCATGCCGGTGGGGGCGGCATCGATGGCATACGCGATCGCCAGCCGCATGTCGGTTGGACCGAACTGCCCCTTGAGGCTGCCGTCCCGGAAACGCACCGCCGCGTGCACCACGCTCTGCGGGTGAATCACCACGCCGACCTGCGAGAGGGGCAGGCCGTAGAGCGCGGCGCATTCCATCACCTCCAGGCCCTTATTGAGCAGCGTGGCCGAGTCGACGGTAATCTTGGGCCCCATGCTCCAGGAGGGATGCTTCAGCGCCTGCTCGGGTGTGACGCCACTCAAGTCCGCCGGGCCATCCCGAAACGGCCCACCGCTCGCCGTGAGGATGAGTTCAGCCACGTCCCCCAGGTGCTCTCCGGTCAGGCACTGGTACACGCCGGTATGCTCGGAGTCCACCGGCACCAGGCGGCCACCACCCCGCGCCGCTGCCCCCCAGATGAGATCCGCCGCCGTGACCATCGCCTCCTTTGTCGCGAGGGCCACCGCCCGCCCCGCCTCCAGGGCCGCCCGCGTTGGGAGAAGCCCCGGCAGACCGCTCATGGCATTCACCACCACGTCCGCAGGCAGGACCGCGACTTCCAGCGGGTCGGCAATCACACGCACGCCTGCCAGCCGGTCCCGCGCCTGTGCGAACACTTCCGGCGCCACGCTCACCACCTCGGGCCGGAACTCGCGCACCTGCGCCTCCAGCACGTCGAGGTTCCGTCCTGCCGCCAGTGCCCCGACCTCCCAGCTCCGCTCGCGCGCCACGTCAAGCGCCTGCGTGCCGATGCTGCCCGTACTGCCCAGAACCGTCAGTCTCACAAAAGACAGGATGGCGCATGGGGAAGGGCCCTGTCAGTGGCCCGCGGTGAGGGCCTGGAGAAACAGCGCTAGCGCGTAAACACGCTGATGTTCAAAAACAGGTACGTCGCCGGTACCGCAAAGAGCAGGCTGTCAAGTCGGTCGAGAAAGCCGCCGTGGCCCGGGAGACTCGTGCCGCTGTCCTTGGTCCTCAGGGCACGTTTCAGCAGGCTTTCGGCCAGGTCACCAAGCTGTGAGGCGCTGGCCACCAGAATGGAGTACAGCAGGGCCTCCAGCGGAGACCAGATGTGGGTGAGCTGCGAGAGGACAAGCACCGTCAGGAAGCTGAAGGCAAAGCCGCCGATAGCCCCTTCCACCGTCTTGCCGGGGCTGATCTCCGGCGCGAGCTTCCGCCGGCCGAAAAAGTGGCCGCCGAAGTACCCACCGATGTCCGCCGCAAAGGTGGCGAGCAGCGGCAGCGCGAAATACAGCAGGCCCTGCGTCGCGTCCGGCGTGTAGCGCAGCATCAGGAAGTAGCCCAAGAGCCAAGGAATGTACAGCAGCCCAAAGAGCGAGTACACGACCCGTTCCAGCGGCCGCTCACCGGGGCGAATCACCTCGATCACCAGCAGGTACCCCAGCGCGACCGTGAGCACCACCTCCCGCCATGAGCCGCCCGGCCAGGGCGCTGCGGGAATCATGGGCAGGCTCGCCACGATGATCGCCGCCCCGAACACCCCCAGCGAGATGCGCCGCACGTCGATGTCGTTGCGGTCCAGCATACGAATGTACTCAAAGAGGCCCATCACCGCGACAAGCACGAGCAGGGGCAGCATCGCCATCCACCCCAGCCACACGACCACGCTGATGATGCCAAAGCCCACCACCGAAGTGAGGACACGCGTGCTCAGAGACTCCACGGGCAGCTCCTGCAAAGGACTGGCCGCGGGCGACCGGCGCCCAGCCCCGTACCCATAAGAACGTGCCGCCGGAGGCCCCGGCGGTCACTTTGTCTGGAGGCCAGCCGCCTCACCCGAGAATTTCCTGCTCCTTCTTGTGGAGGGTATCGTCAACACGCCGGATGTACTCGTCGGTGATTTTCTGCACCTCGGTCTCGGCACGCTTGATCTCGTCGTCGCCAACGCCCTCGAGCTTCTTCACCTCGTCGAGCGCCTGCTTGCGGATGCTGCGAATGGCGACGCGGGCCTCCTCGGCGTAGTTCTTGGCGTTTTTCACCAGGTCGCGGCGGCGCTCCTCGGTCAGCATCGGCAGGCTGATAAAGATGGTGTCACCCTTGTTGTTGGGGTTCAGGCCCAGGTCGCTGTCGCGGATCGCCTTTTCAATCGGGTTCAGCGCTCCGCGGTCCCAGGGCGTGATCACCAGCGTGCGCGCGTCCGGCGTGGTGATGCTCGCCACCTGATCGATCGGCATGGTGGAGCCGTAGTACTCGACCATGACCTTTCTGAGGATGCCGGGATTCGCGCGCCCGGTCCGCAGCACGCTGAGGTTATTCTCCAGCGCCTCGATGGCTTTGCCCATGCGCTCGCGCGCGTCCGCCTGAATCGCTTTCATATCTGGCATGAGGAAGTCTCCTTTGGGTGGGATTCTAGCCCGTTCAGCTCGCGATCAGCGTGCCGACCCGCTCGCCGGCAAAGAGGCGGCGCAGATTCCCCGGCTCAAAGAGATCGAACACCACGATGGGAAGGTTTTTGTCCATGCAGAGGGTGAGGGCCGTGGTGTCCATCACTTCCAAGCGGCGCTCCACAACCTCGCGGTGGGTGGCCGTATCGATCCAACGGGCGTCTGGGTTCTTGCGCGGATCGCTGTCGTACACGCCGTCCACCTTGTTTTTCGCCATAAGCACCACATCTGCGCCGATCTCCAGCGCGCGCAGGGTCGCGGTCGTGTCGGTCGTAAAAAAGGGCGCGCCGTTTCCTCCGCCGAAAATCACCACCCGGCCTTTTTCCAGGTGCCGGATCGCCCGGCGGCGGATGTAGGGCTCGGCCACCGCCGCCATCTGGATGGCCGTCATCACGCGCGTGGGCTGGCCCGCCGCTTCCATCGCATCCTGAAGAGCCATCGCGTTCATCACGGTGCCCAGCATTCCGATGTAGTCGGCGGTGGCAGGGTCCATGCCCTGCCCGTTGCGCGCGCCGCGCCAGAGGTTGCCACCGCCGATCACGATGGCGAGTTCTACGCCTGTGCCCGCATGGGCCTCGGTAATCAGGCGGGCCAGGTCCGCCGTCGTGTCGGGGTTGATGCCGAAACCGGAGTCCCCTGCCAGAAATTCACCGGAAAGCTTGAGCAAAACGCGTTTGTACATGCATCACCTCAGGGGAAGGAAGGGCCACAAAAAACCCAGCGGACCGGGGCCGCTGGGCTGTAGACGGAGAGGAAGGCGGCCCGAAAAAGAGGCGGCGCATGGCCGCCCCCACGGGTCTTAGGCGCCAACCTCGAAGCGCACGAAGCGCCGCACCGTGGCGTTTCCAAGGTACTGGCCCACCGTCACGCTGTTGTCCTTGACAAAGCGCTGCTCGGGCAAAACGCGCTCCTCGTAGAACTTGCCAAGCTGGCCCGCGACGATCTTTTCTACGATCTGCTGGGGCTTGCCCTCGTTGAGCGCCTTGTTGGTCAGAATCTCGCGTTCCTTGTCGAGGTCGCTCGCGTCCACTTCCTCCCGGCTGAGGTACTGCGGACGCTCGGCAGCCACGTGCAGGGCCACGTCCTTGGCCTGGGCCTCGGTGCCGCCCGCAAGCTGAACGAGCACGCCGATCTTGCCGTTGGAGTGAACGTACCCGGCCACCTGCTCGCCTTCGCCCGCCTCGATGTAGGCGACGCGGTTCAGAACAAGGTTCTCGCCGATCTTGCCCGCAGCGGCCGCCACCGTGTTGGCCACCGTCTCGCCGTTTTCCAGGGTGAAGTTGCGCAGCGCCTCCACGTCGTTGCTGCCCGCGCGCAGCGCCGCCTGCGCGACCTGCTCGACCAGCGCCTGGAAGTCAGAGTTGCGCGCCACAAAGTCGGTCTCGCTGTTCACCTCGACCATCGCCGCCCGCTTGCCGTCCACGACGAAGCGCACCAGGCCCTCTTTCGCCTCGCGGTCGGCCTTTTTGGCCGCCTTGACGATGCCGCGCTCGCGCAGCAGCGCAATGGCCTTTTCCTCATCGTTTCCAGCGTCGCTGAGGGCCTTTTTCACGTCCATCATGCCCGCGCCGGTCAGTTCGCGCAGCTTCTTGATCGATTCCATCATGTTGAGTACCTCCAAGGCTGGATCTTGAATGAAAGGGGCGGACCGAACTCCGCCGGACGCCCCCGAAAGGTCGAGCTGGGAGCTTAGCTGCGGCCCTGGCTGCTGGTGAGCTGGGCGACGTCCTCCTCACCCTGCTCGGCCGCGTCGATCTCGGCGCCCCCCTCCTCGGCGCGGTCGCTGCTCACGTCCTCGCCGCCGCCGCGCGCCTCGACAATCAGGTCACCGATGCGGTGCGTGATGAGCTGAATGGAGCGGATGGCGTCGTCGTTGCCAGGCACGATGTAGTCGATCACGTCCGGGTCGGAGTCCGTATCGGCCAGGGCGATCACCGGGATGCCCAACTTGTTGGCCTCCTGCACCGCGATGACCTCCTTGGTGGGGTCCACCACAAAGATCGCGTCCGGAAGACGGGTCATCTTGCGGATGCCGCCCACAAAGCGCAGCAGCCGCTCACGCTCGGCGCCCAGCGCGATGCGCTCGGCCTTGGGCCGGTCATTGATGCGGCCCGACTCAAACATGTCGTCAAGCTCGTTGAGGCGGTCGATGCGGGTGCGGATGGTGCGGAAGTTGGTCAGCATCCCGCCCAGCCAGCGGCTGGTCACATAGGGCATCCCGGTGCGGCGGGCTTCCAGCTCCACGATCTCCTGCGCCTGCTTCTTGGTGCCCACGAAGAGAATGACGCCGCCGCGCTCAGCCAGGTCCTTGATGTAGTCAAAGGAGCGGTCGATCTGCTTGAGGGTCTTTTGCAGGTCGATGATGAAGATGCCGTTGCGCTCAGCAAAGATGAAGCGCTTGAACTTGGGGTTCCAGCGCTTGGTCTCGTGCCCGAAGTGCACGCCCGCTTCGAGCAGTTGCTTCATGGAGATGTACGACATGTCAGGCTCCTGAGCGTTGTTCGGGAAAAGTTTGCCGTCCACGTGCCAGCCGCTCGTCGGTTGACGCTTCTTTCGGCCAGACCCGCGCGCGACGCTCGAGCGCACGCGGGCAGGGCTCACGGGGGCACCCAAAAGCGGAGTATAGCAGAAAGCCGGGGCGCCCAGCTGCTTACGGCGTCAAGCGGTGCCGGTCGCGCGGAAAGGCACGTGCGTAGCGCACGTTGGCGATGCCCAGCAGCTTGGCCGTCAGGCGCTCGGCCCCGATGGCAAAGCCGCCGTGTGGAGGCATTCCGTACTTAAAGACTTCGGTGTAGCCGGCAAGCGACTCGGGGTTCAGGCGGTACTGGGCGATGGAATCCATCAGCATGGAGTACTCGTGGATGCGCTGGCCGCCCGAGGTGATCTCGATGCCGCGAAAGAGGAGGTCGAAGCCGCGCGTGAGGTCGGGGTTCAGGCTGCCGTCCGGGTTGACCTCGGGGTGGGTGTAGAAGGGCCGAGCGGCGCGCGGGTACTTGGTGACAAAGACGAACTCGCTCCCCTCCGTCTCGGCGTAGTGCTGACTGAGGAGGCGCTCCGCTTCGGGGTCGAGGTCCTTGCCGCCCACCGTGTGGCCGTACTTCTCGCTGACGAGCCGCCGGGCTTCCAGCAGCGTGATGCGGGGAATACGGTCCGGAACCTCGGGCAGGGTCGCCCCCAAGAGGGTGAGTTCGGGCCGCACCCGCTCTTTTAGCCGGGCCATGATCGCAGCGAGCAGGCGGTTTTCCAGGTCCATGACGTCCTCTTCGGACTCGATGAACCCCATTTCCACGTCCAGGGACAGGTACTCGTTGAGGTGGCGGCTGGTGGCGTGCTCCTCGGCACGGTAGACCGGCGCCACCTCAAAGACGCGCTCAAAGGCACCCACCAGAATCTGCTTGTAGAGCTGCGGGCTCTGGGCGAGGTAGGCGGGCTGGCCGAAGTAGTCGAGCGGAAAGAGGTTGGCGCCGCCCTCCGCGCCCGCCGAGACGATCTTGGGCGTGCTGATTTCGGTAAAGCCCTCCGCACGCAGGTGGTCGCGAAAGGCCGCCACGAGTTCGGCCTGTACCCGGAGCACCGCCCGTTCCTTGAGGCCGCGCACCGTCACCACCCGGTAGTCGAGCAGCGTTTCCGGGTTCACGTTCCATTCCATCTTGGGAAGCTCGACGGGCGGCGGCTCGGTGGCGGGCGTGAGCACGCGCAGGCGCTCAACCTGCACCTCATAGCCGCCGGGGGCCTTGGGGTGAGCTTTGACCTTGCCGATAACCTCGATGCTGCTCTCGGGCAGGGGGAGGTCCAGGCCCGCGCCCACCGCCTGCGCGATCCCACTGCGGTCACGCAGCACCAAAAACTGCACGCCCCCCAGGTCGCGGCGGGCGTGCAGAAAGCCGAGGAGTTTCACGGTCTGCCCTTCGGCCTCGGGCAGCTCACGGGTCAGGGTACGTTTCAGGTGCGGGAGGGGTTGAGTGGTCACAGTAGGCTCCTTTGACGAGAAAACCCCCGACTCCTGGGGGTCGGGGGCGCAGCAGGCAGCGAGACGTCCCCTAGCTGGGATCGTCATTCACGTTGTTCACGTGGGCTGCTTTCATAAAGGCCAGTGTACCGGGACCACAGGAACGCGGTCAACGTGGGGAACTAGGCAGGAGCAATCCCCTTCACGGTGTAGCGGGCGCGGCCCGCACCGACCTCCACCTCGAACGTGTCCCCCACGCGCCGACCAAGGAGAGCTTGCCCCACCGGGCTGTCCTCGCTGACCTGCGTGGCCCCCTCCGCCAGCGCGTCTACCTCCACGGCGCTGACCAGTTGGACCCGCAGTTCCCGGTGATGCTGCTCGTCCTGCAACACCACAACGGACCCCAGCCTCACTTCATCCTGGTTCTGCGGCGTGTCCACGATCACGGCGCGGGCAAGCACGTCTTCCAGCTCCACAATGCGGGCTTCCATGCTGGGAAGGTCGATCTGCGCCGCTTCCAGGCTGCGATCTTCCAAATCACGCGCGTCGTCGAGGGTGGCCGCCATACTCGCCACCGCGTCCTCCAGGCGTTGCCGTTCCTTTTGCAGCGTCTCCTGAAGCCGCTGGTAGCCCTCTGCCGTCACCTGAATTTCATCTGCCATCGGTGTTCCTCCTGCTGGGGTCATGATGAGGAGCGGCCTGGGCAGATGCATAAGGGAGACACCAACGAAGCTTTCATCGGTGTTGCGCCGCGACCCCGTCTAATCCGGGCACAGAGAGGGGCGTGCCCCCGAGAGGAGTCCCATGACGAAGATGCCCAACGACGACGCCAAAGACCGCGCCGATACGCCGGATACACCCCAGACGGTCGACTACTCGCGGCCGCGCGACGACCATCCGGAGCAGCAAGACACCCAGTCTAGCGCCCACGAGATCTATGCAGCGGAACTCGACGCGGATGACCTCCCGGTGTCCGGCGACGTCAGCGGAGGGGCAGACCGGGTCGGCAGTGACGCTCTGGCGGGCACAGGCCTCGCCTACGATGACGGCATCGACCCGTCCCTGCGGGTAGAGATGCTGGATAACGCGATGGCCTACGGCGACGACTTTGTTCCCAACAACGTCAACGATGAGCCCAGCTTTGATGACGGCGTGCCCGGCAGTTTCTCGGACTTCAGCGTGATCACCCCCGACACCCCCGGCGGCGCCGCCCGGCTGGCCGACCCCAGCCACGACGCGGGCGGCGAGGTCAAGGGTCCCCGCATCGGCGGCTCGGGCGGCATCGACGGCGGCCCTCCCCGCACCACGCCGCTGCCGGGCACCGAAGAGCAGGATTGAGGCGCCGCCCGCTCAGCGGGTTTTTTGGCCCCGCGGCGCTTGCGCCTCTGGAAGAACATGGCATAGGGCGCAGCAGGACGCGAGTATCCTCGGAAGCATGACGCTGGAGCCCGAACGGAATGTGGCCACCCGCCTCGCCCTGGAGGCGGGTGAGTTGCTGCGCTTGCATCTGACGCGCGGCCTGACCGTCGAACACAAGACGTCCGCGGACGATCCCGTAACCGCCGCCGACCGCGAGGCGTCTGACCTGATTCTGGCGGGGCTCAGGGCAGCTTTTCCGGGGGATGGCCTGCTCAGCGAGGAGGCGGCCGACGACGCTGGGCGGCTCGACGTGGAGCGGGTGTGGATCGTCGACCCCATTGACGGCACCAAAGAGTACGCGAGCGGTAGCCCTGACTACGCCGTCTCCATCGGCCTGGCGGTGGGGGGGGAGCCAGTCCTCGGAGTGGTCTATGCGCCCGCGACGGACGAGCTGTTCGTGGGCGTGGTCGGCGAGGGAGTCACAAAGAACGGCGCGCCGGCGGGCTTCAGCGACCGCGCGGAATACGTGGTCAGCGTGTCGGACACTGAGTTCCAGCGAGAACTGCACCGCCACGACCTTCCCGGCATGGTGCCCAGTGGAAGCGTCGCCCTCAAGCTCGCGCGCATTGCGGCGGGCGAGGCGGACGTGACCTTCACGATGAGCCCGCGCAGCGAGTGGGACATCGCGGCGGGACACGCGCTTGTGCGGGCCGCAGGGGGCGACCTGCGGCGGCGCGATGGGCGCAGGATCCGCTACAACCTGGCCCGGCCCCACATCGAGCAGGGAATCATTGGGGGACGTCCCGGGGCGCTGGAATGGCTGGAGGGTGAGCTGAGCGCTCGGACCCTTCCTACGGCGCACCTCGGCCTGACACGTGACGATCAGGCTTGGGCCGTCCTTTCCGCCGAAGATCAGGCCGCTCTCGCTGGCCACCCCGGCATCTTTGTGCGCCACGCCGGAGGGCAGGTGCTGGCCCTCCTCGTCGTGGATGAGGACGGCACGGTGCAGCGGGCTTCGGGAGATGCCTTTCACCTCGAACGGCTCACGCGGGACGTGACGCGGGCGCTGGGGCCCCTGCGCCGCCAGGCTCTAGAAGCTGGGGGGCTAGACTGACGCGCATGGCGGCAGAAGGCACAGGCGTTTCGTGGGGCCGCGTCACCCTCAAGCCCGTCCCGGAATTCACGCCCGCCGAGTGGCACACCCTCTACCGCTTCTTCCGCGACCGCGAGCTCGCCGACTGGAATGACGCCAAGCCCATCCGGCTCCCCGAATGGCTCTTTCGCCGCGTGATGCTGGAGGAGGAAGGCACGGGCGAGCGCGCGGGCTTCGGCGTGCTGGACGAGCGCGGCCACCTGATTGGAAGCGCCGAGCTGTACGACCTGCGGCCCCCTCCCCCGCTCACGCCCACCGTCGGCACCCTGGGCGTGATGATCGGCGTGCGCGCCCTGTGGGGGCAGGGCTATGGGCGCGAGGCCGTGATGGCGCTGCTGGCGTGGGCATTTCAGCAACGGGACACTCCGCTTTCCCGCGTGCGCCTCACCACCTTCGGGCACAACCGCCGTGCCCAGCGGGCCTTTTTGGCGTGTGGCTTCCGCGAGGTGGGCCGCACCGAGCGGCCAGGCCGCACCGACATTCATATGGAGATCACGAGAGGAGAGTGGGAAAGTGCGCGTGCTGGTGCCTGACCTGAAAGAATTCCGCACCCTGCGGGTGGAAGGGGTGGAGTTCGCGTTCTACAGCGAGAGCCAGTTACCGGAGGGCGAAGCCGAGGGTGCAGTGCTGTGGCTCGCCCCAGCCCCGCTGCGTGACCGGTTGCTGACCTGGCCCGGCGTGAAGTGGGTGCTCACCCTGACAGCGGGGATCGACCATGTGGCCGGGCGGCTGCCGCAGGGCGTCACCCTCTACAACGCGCACCGTCTCCATGACCGCGCGGTGGCCGTCCATACCCTCGCCGGAATGCTCGCTGCCGAACGGGGCCTCCACCGCTTCCGCGACGCCCAGCAGCAGGGCCGTTGGCAGCGCACCCTCAACCTAGGCACGCTGGACGGCGCGGACGTGGTGATCTGGGGATACGGGCACATCGGAAAGATTCTGGAAGACCTCCTGCGGCCCTTTCACGCGAGGGTGACGGGCCTTCGGTCCCGTACTCCCGCAGCCGAACGGGACGCGGCGCTTGCAGAAGCGGACTGGGTGGTGCTGCTGCTGCCCAGCACCCCCGAGACGCAGGGCATCGTCAACGCCGACGTCCTCGCCCGACTCAAGCCCGGCGCGTGGCTGTCCAACCAGGGGCGGGGCAGCCTGATAGACACCGGGGCCCTGCTCGCCGCGCTCGACTCCGGACACCTAGGAGGAGCCGTGCTCGACGTCACAGACCCGGAGCCGCTTCCTGAGGATCATCCCCTCTGGCAGCAACCCAACGTGCTCATCACGCCTCATATCGCCAGTTCCACCCGGGACCTCATCGCCCGGGGCGCCGAATACACCCGGGCCTTTGTGGAGGCGATGGCGGCGGGAAGGGAACCCGCAGGGCGAGTAGAACCCGGGCAGAAGTATTAGACTCAAGGGGAGACAACAGCAGGCCGCGCGTCTTTGGCCATGGGCAACGTCCGCGCGTGATCCGCGATCAGCCCCCCACCCAGCAGCCGCGTTCCGGCGTACAGCACCGCGCTCTGCCCCGGCGCAACGGCGAACTGCGGTTCCTCGAACTCCAGCTCAAAGCCGTGCTCGTCGGCGCGCACGAGGGTGGCTTTGACCGGCTTTGTGCGGTAGCGCACCTGCACCTCCACCTCCTGCGGCAGCTCGGCAAGGTCGAGGAGGTAATTGGCCCCTTCCGCCTTCAAGCCGGTCCACAGGCAGTCCTCGTAGTCACCCACCCAGACGGTGTTCGTCTCGGGGTCGAGGTGGACGACGTGGCGGACGCGGTGCGACCGGTACAGGCCCAGGCCCTTTTTCTGGCCCAGGGTGTAGAACTGGGTGCCCAGGTGCTCACCGACGATCTCGCCCGTGCGAACCTCGCGGATGAAGCCCTGACTCTGTGGGAGGTGTTCGGCCACGAAGTCCTGCACCTTGCCGGGCACGAAGCAGATGTTCTGGCTTTCCGGCTTGCGAGCGGTCAGGAGGCCCTTTTCTGCGGCAATCTCGCGGACGCGGGGCTTTTCCAGCTCGCCCACCGGAAAGAGGATGAAGGGCAGCGCCTCACGCGGCGTCCCCCACAGAAAATAGGTCTGGTCCTTGCGGGGATCGTCGCCCCGGTGGAACTCGACGGTACCGTCCTCGCGTTCCACCCGCTTCACGTAATGCCCGGTCGCCACGTAACGGCAGCCCAGCATCTTCGCCTTTTTCACCAGTTCGTCAAACTTCACCCTCGTGTTGCAGTTCACGCAGGGGTTGGGCGTGCGGCCCCGGGCGTACTCGGCGAGGAAGGGGCCGACGATGTGTCGCTGGAACTGTTCGCGGTAGTCAAGCAGATAAAAGGGCACGCCCACCTGTTCTGCCACCCGGCGGGCCTCGTAGGCGGCGTCGGGCGAGCAGCAGGTGTCAAAGGTATCGGCGCGCTTGTCATCAGGCCAGAAACGCATCATCGCGCCGATCACCTGATACCCCGCGTCTTTGAGCAGCGCCGCCGTCACGCTGGAATCCACCCCGCCCGACATCGCACACAGAACCCGTTCGCCCGTCATACCGCCGGGGAGCTTAGCAGGTGGCGCGCAGGGAGACCGTGAGGGTGAGGCCGTTCGCGCCGCGCTACAGCTCGGTGCCCTGGGCAAGCGCCAGCCCAAACCCGGCTCGGTGGCATAGCCCCAAGGCCGAAAACCCCACTGTCCGCGCCGCGTCGTCACCGTACAGGGCCGCAAAGCAGGTGGGCCAGTGGTCAGAGTCCAGCAGGGGCATCAAAACGGCGCGGGTATAGGCGAGCTCCTCCGGATCGAGGAACGGCTTCTCTCCAGCAAACCGCGCCGCCCCGCCCTCCTGTACGAGCATCTGCCGCAGGGTGACGGGAAGGCCGTGCCGGGCCTGCCAGGCCGCTCGCCAAACGGCCGCGCGCACCTCACCGCGCACGGTCTCCAGGGCGGGAGGGGCGTCCGTCCAGAGCTGCACGGTCACCCAGCGGTCAAACCCGGCGGCGGGGGAACCCTGGGGCAAGCGGTCATACTTCCCCTGAAAGCGCCATTCGGCGTCCGTCAGCCAGCGCTGCGTCCACCCGTTGCGCGGCTCGTCCAGCACGACGAGGAGCAGGCGAAAGCTGTGCGGCCACTCCGCCCCTTCGGCCTCTATCCGCTGGCACTCGCGCTCGGCCTCGCCCTCCGCGTCCAGCGCCAGGAGCGCGTCAAGGAAGGCGGGCTGCCGCTGTCCCATCGGGCTAAAGGCCCCCAGCGGAAGGAATTCCGGCCCGGCGGTCATCAGGTCGGTGTAGGCCTGAAAGCGCGGCATCACACCGGCCACGTCGTACAGGGCGCGCAGCTCGCGCAGGACGGGACGCAGCAGGAGGCGCATGGGCCCAGTGTGGCGCAAAGCCGCCCAAAAGACATCCGCCGGATGACCTGACCGGCGCGGGTCTGCCCTACACTTCCCCCGTGACCCTTCCGCGTGCCCAACTTCTGACCGCCGCCGACCGCTTCGGAACCCCTCTGTACGTCTACGACGCCGCCGAACTCGACGCGGCCCTGGCGCGGGTGCGCTCGGCCTTTGGCAAGGGGCGGGTGTACTACGCGATGAAGGCAAACCCTAACCTCACGCTGCTGCGCCGACTGCGGGCGGCGGGCGTGGGCTTTGAGTGTGTGAGCGCGGGCGAGATCGCGCGGGCCGAGCACGTGGGCGCGAGCGGGGACGCGCTGCTTGTCAACGGCCCGGCCAAGTCGGCGGAGGAATACGCAGCGGGAGCGCGCCTGGGCGCGACCTTCATCGTGGACCGCGCGGAGGAGGCGGCGCTCCTCCCACCCCGCTCCAAGGCGCTGGTGCGCGTGAATCCGGCCCTGGCCGTGAGCACGCACGACCACCTCGCCACCGGGGCGGCGAGCAGCAAGTTCGGCGTGACGCCGGAACAGGCGCCCGGCGTGCTGCGGGCCCTGCGCGCGGCCGGGCACGACGCGCGGGGCCTGCATGTGCACATCGGCAGCGCGATTCGGGATGCCTCCGACTTCAGCGCAGCCTTCGCGCGCCTGGCGGAGCTGCGCCCACAGACGGGCGAGCTCGAGGTGCTCGACGTGGGCGGTGGCTGGGGGGTGGACGCCGACCTGCTCGGGATCGCGCAGGCTGCGTGGGGGGCGGCGACGGTCTTCGGGGCGCAGCTCTGGGTGGAACCGGGGCGGTACCTGGTGGCCCGCGCCGGAACCCTTCTGACCCGCGTGGTGGGCACCAAGCGCACCGGGCGCAACTTTCTGCTGACCGACGCGGGGATGACCGAACTGCTGCGGCCCATGCTGTACGGGGCGCAGCACCCCATCACGGCCCTCTGGGACGACCCGCAGCCAGCCGCGGCGCGAGAGCGGTGGGACGTGGCCGGACCCGCCTGCGAGAGCGGCGACCTGCTCGCGCGGGATGTGAGCCTCCCCTCCCCCCGCCCCGGCGACCTGCTCGCCGTCGGTGAGGCTGGGGCCTACGGCGCGAGCATGAGCAGCAGCTACCTCACCCGCTCCCGACCCGCCGAGGCGCTGTGGGACGGAACGGGCTGGACGCTCATCCGCCGCCGCGAGACCCCGCAGGAGGTATGGGCGGCAGAAGTGCCGAGCTGAGTGCTCCC is from Deinococcus sp. YIM 77859 and encodes:
- the lysA gene encoding diaminopimelate decarboxylase, whose translation is MTLPRAQLLTAADRFGTPLYVYDAAELDAALARVRSAFGKGRVYYAMKANPNLTLLRRLRAAGVGFECVSAGEIARAEHVGASGDALLVNGPAKSAEEYAAGARLGATFIVDRAEEAALLPPRSKALVRVNPALAVSTHDHLATGAASSKFGVTPEQAPGVLRALRAAGHDARGLHVHIGSAIRDASDFSAAFARLAELRPQTGELEVLDVGGGWGVDADLLGIAQAAWGAATVFGAQLWVEPGRYLVARAGTLLTRVVGTKRTGRNFLLTDAGMTELLRPMLYGAQHPITALWDDPQPAAARERWDVAGPACESGDLLARDVSLPSPRPGDLLAVGEAGAYGASMSSSYLTRSRPAEALWDGTGWTLIRRRETPQEVWAAEVPS
- the mnmA gene encoding tRNA 2-thiouridine(34) synthase MnmA, with the translated sequence MTGERVLCAMSGGVDSSVTAALLKDAGYQVIGAMMRFWPDDKRADTFDTCCSPDAAYEARRVAEQVGVPFYLLDYREQFQRHIVGPFLAEYARGRTPNPCVNCNTRVKFDELVKKAKMLGCRYVATGHYVKRVEREDGTVEFHRGDDPRKDQTYFLWGTPREALPFILFPVGELEKPRVREIAAEKGLLTARKPESQNICFVPGKVQDFVAEHLPQSQGFIREVRTGEIVGEHLGTQFYTLGQKKGLGLYRSHRVRHVVHLDPETNTVWVGDYEDCLWTGLKAEGANYLLDLAELPQEVEVQVRYRTKPVKATLVRADEHGFELEFEEPQFAVAPGQSAVLYAGTRLLGGGLIADHARTLPMAKDARPAVVSP
- a CDS encoding inositol monophosphatase family protein, yielding MTLEPERNVATRLALEAGELLRLHLTRGLTVEHKTSADDPVTAADREASDLILAGLRAAFPGDGLLSEEAADDAGRLDVERVWIVDPIDGTKEYASGSPDYAVSIGLAVGGEPVLGVVYAPATDELFVGVVGEGVTKNGAPAGFSDRAEYVVSVSDTEFQRELHRHDLPGMVPSGSVALKLARIAAGEADVTFTMSPRSEWDIAAGHALVRAAGGDLRRRDGRRIRYNLARPHIEQGIIGGRPGALEWLEGELSARTLPTAHLGLTRDDQAWAVLSAEDQAALAGHPGIFVRHAGGQVLALLVVDEDGTVQRASGDAFHLERLTRDVTRALGPLRRQALEAGGLD
- a CDS encoding D-isomer specific 2-hydroxyacid dehydrogenase family protein, with amino-acid sequence MRVLVPDLKEFRTLRVEGVEFAFYSESQLPEGEAEGAVLWLAPAPLRDRLLTWPGVKWVLTLTAGIDHVAGRLPQGVTLYNAHRLHDRAVAVHTLAGMLAAERGLHRFRDAQQQGRWQRTLNLGTLDGADVVIWGYGHIGKILEDLLRPFHARVTGLRSRTPAAERDAALAEADWVVLLLPSTPETQGIVNADVLARLKPGAWLSNQGRGSLIDTGALLAALDSGHLGGAVLDVTDPEPLPEDHPLWQQPNVLITPHIASSTRDLIARGAEYTRAFVEAMAAGREPAGRVEPGQKY
- a CDS encoding GreA/GreB family elongation factor; this translates as MADEIQVTAEGYQRLQETLQKERQRLEDAVASMAATLDDARDLEDRSLEAAQIDLPSMEARIVELEDVLARAVIVDTPQNQDEVRLGSVVVLQDEQHHRELRVQLVSAVEVDALAEGATQVSEDSPVGQALLGRRVGDTFEVEVGAGRARYTVKGIAPA
- a CDS encoding GNAT family N-acetyltransferase yields the protein MAAEGTGVSWGRVTLKPVPEFTPAEWHTLYRFFRDRELADWNDAKPIRLPEWLFRRVMLEEEGTGERAGFGVLDERGHLIGSAELYDLRPPPPLTPTVGTLGVMIGVRALWGQGYGREAVMALLAWAFQQRDTPLSRVRLTTFGHNRRAQRAFLACGFREVGRTERPGRTDIHMEITRGEWESARAGA